In Sandaracinaceae bacterium, the genomic window GCCGGGCTACGCGGTGGCCCTCATCTCCGTCCGTCCCCCGCCGCCCCCGATGCCCATCACGCGCGGCCCAGCCCCGCCGCGTCGGAGATGCCCATCACGTAGCCCGCCCGACGCTCCCTCGAATGCCGTGCGTGGCAACACCAAGAGGATCTGCGCCCGCTTCACCTTCCGCGCCCTCGGATTGCCACCGCGCAGCACCTGCTCCAGCTCCACTCGTTCCGTGCTCTGCAGCTCGACGACGTAGCGCACGTTCATGCTCACCTCCGTTTCGGGAGGCGAGTCGATCAACGATGAGGGATCCTGTCGATCCCTCATGGCCAAGTTCACCGACAAGCAGGGCCAGTACCTGGCCTTCATCCACGCCTACACGAAGCTCAACCGACGACCGCCGGCTGAGTCCGACATGCAGCGCTTCTTCGAGGTGACGCCACCTACCGTTCACCGCATGGTCGTCGAGCTCGAGAAGCGCGGCCTCATCCAGCGACAACCTGGCAAAGCGCGAACCATCCAGGTCCTCGTGCCGACCGAGGAAATTCCGGCGCTCCAGTGAGTCGTCAATCGATCACAATCACTGCGGCCGTGTACTAGTGCTGGTGACCGCCGTGCGGGAGGACGCGGGGGCGAGAGGGCGGGCCCGTGCGGCCGTTGGGCAGCGGGCTCGGCTCACCGTATTGACGCGGGTCGAAGCGCTGACGGGGATCGGACCCCGGCGGTCGCGAGGCGCCGCGCGGCTCCGGCGGCGCCTGCGGGCGGGTCGGCTCGGCCTGGGCCGCGCCGCCCTCCACGCGCCGGATCATCAGGCGCTGGATGTGCACCGGCGTCAGCGGGTGATTGCCCTCCTCGGGCGACTGAGGCACGCGCGCGATCTGGCTGATGACGTGCTGCGGCCGGCACTGCCCGAAGATCGTGTAGCCCTGCCCGTCGAGCTGAGGCGCCGGCCCGTCGGTGATGAAGAACTGCGCGCCCGAGGTGTTCTCGCCGTCGTGGTTGGCCATCGCGAGCTGGCCGGCGCGATCGTGGGCGAGGGTGTCGTGGGGCTCGTCGTCGATGGTGTAGCCGACGGTCCCGGTGCCGTCGCCGAGGTAGTCGCCGGTCTGGATCAGGTAGCCGGGGATCACGCGATGGAAGGTCAGGCCGCGGTAGTACGGTCGGCGCACCCACTCGCCCGCGCGGGCGTCCCACCAGGGCCGCAGGCCGCGGGCGAGGCCGATGAAGTTGGCGACGGTCACCGGCGCGCGGTCCGCGTAGAGATCGCAGAGCACGGTGCCGAACTCGGTGGAGAGCTCCACCACGAGGCTGCCGTCGATCGGGAGCCCGACCACCGCCTCCTCGAGGGTGAACTCGCCGGCCTCCGGGTCGGGCTCGTTCGGCTCGCGGATGAGCTGGTCCTCGCCCGAAGCGGTGCCGGAGACCGCGCGCTCACCGCGGTCGTTGGGGCCCGCGAAGATGATCTGCGTCCCGTCCGGCGCGACGCCGGTGAGCGCTTCGTCCTGCCGCCCCTCGTCGCTCGCGGCCGTCTCTTCGTCGCCGTCGCATCCGAGGCAAGCGAAGGCCACGCAGGCCAGAACGGCAAAGCGATTGAAACCACCGGGATAGCGGCGCGGGACAGCGGCTCCGGCGCGGGTGGGGTTCATCATCGTCACGTTATTCCTCCGGGAGACCGGTGAAGCGCACGGGCGTGCCCGTGGAGAGAGAGTGGGTGCGCGCGAAGCCCGCGTGCACCTCCAAGACGTACTGTGAGTCGGCCTCGACCGCCCGCGAATCGTCGGTGAGCGGGGAGGCGTGCTCGACGACCCCGACGACGCGGCGATCGGCGCCGATGAAGAGGATGTCGAGAGCGAGGAAAGTATTCCGCATCCAGAAGGAGCGCGGCTCCGCGCGAGGGAAGATGAAGAGCATGCCAGCGTCCCGGGGCATGTGACGCCGGAACATCAGCCCACGTTGGCGCGCGGCGGGCGTATCGGCGACCTCGACCCGCACCTCGACCGGGGGCGCGCCCTCCGGCTCGAGCACCACGCGCGCGGACGGCGCGTCGGCTTCTGGCGTCGGAGTCGCGCGCACGGGCGGAGTCGGAGGGGCGGAGCGTTCGGGGGGCGCTGGCCCCCCGCAGCTCACCAGGAACGCGAGGGCGAAGGGCAGCCTCACCGGCGACGCGGCGGCGCGGGCTCCTCCTCCTCCTCTTCCTCTTCTTCGTCCTCCTCGGCCGCGGCCGCCGCCCACCAGGGCGTGCCTCCGCCCCCGGCCTGGCCCTGCTGACCCTGGCCAGAAGCGGCCTGACCCTGCTGCCCTTGCTGACCCTGGGAGGCCTGGCCCTGCTGCCCCTGCTGCGCCTGCTGACCTTGTTGCCCCTGCTGCGCCTGCTGGCCTTGCTGCCCTTGCTGCCCTTGCTGGGTCTGCGCGCCCTGCTGCCCCTGACCCGCGGAAGCCTGCTGGCCCTGCTGCTGCTGCGTGTCCGACGCCTGGTCGGGCTCGTTGCAGTTGGGGAGCCCCGGCGGGCACTCGTGGGTCTCGACCGCGAACACGGGCTCCGGCTCCTCGGCCGGCGGCTCGCGCTCCGCCCACCACGGCTCGACCTCGGCCGGCACCTGCTCGGCCACGCCTCGCAGCGCGGCGCGCCGCTGACTCCACGCCCACCAGGGCGCGTCCTCGGGCAGCGGCTGGACCGCGGGCTGACCGCCCTCGACCTCCTCGGTGCCGCCGCGGATCGAGACGACGAAGTTGGCGCGCATGCGACGCTGCCGGAAGCGCGGGAACTCGATGTCCGCGACCTGACCGCGCATGCACTCCACGAGCGGGTCGGAGTTGGGCGCGACCGTCAGCTCGCTCGCCTGCCCGTCGCTCGAGAGGATGAAGACGAGGCGCACCTGGTTGAGGCGCGGGTTGCGCTCGAGCTCCCCCGCCACGCACTCGCGGATCGAGTCGGCGTTGGCGGCGAAGGTCTGGTTGACCTGCTCCTGGCTGAGCCGGTTGGGCAGGGCGGCCTCGGCCTCCGCCGCGGCCTCCGCGAGCGCGGCCTGCGCGGCCGCCTCCTCTTCCTGGGCGCGGCGCTCCTCGGCCTCGCGCTCCGACTGGTAGAGGCCCTGGATGTAGGCCGCGATCGGCTCGTGCGTCCGCGCGGTCTCGACCGAGAGCGACGCGAGGAGCTCACGCCCCTCGACCCCGCCGTGCTCGAAGATGCCCTCCGCCGCGAAGGCGAGCGCGCGGGCCTCGGGATCGGCGCTGACGGGCTGACCGCCCTCTTCCTCGGGCGCCTGGTCCGCGACCGGGCCCTGGAACTCGCTGTCCGCGTGGTAGAGGACCAGGAACGTGCGCAGGGCCGGGACCGCGTCCTCACCGCCGAGCCGCACGACCGCGCGCACCACGTCGGGCAGCACGCGAGCCGGGGTCTCGTGATCCATCATGTGGTGGATCAGCTGCGGCACGGCCTCCGCGTGCTCCATCTCGAGCAGCGCTGGCACGATCGCCTCGAGCGGCGGCGCCTGGGTGTCCTCGAGGTAGTCGTAGCGGCGCGCGAGCGCCTCCATGAGGAACTGGGCCCCGCTCCGGCGGGTGCGCAGCGACTCACGGATCGCCTCCTTGAGCGCGCCGGGCATCGACTGCTGCTGGTAGAGGTCCAGCAGATCCCGCGTGATCTCCTCGTCCTCGATCGCCGCGAGGCGCTCGATGGCGTAGGCGCGCGCCGCGACGAGCCGGTTGTCGGGGTCGACGACCATCTCGTTGAGGCTCTGGCGCAGCGGGCGGGTCTCGCCGCTCTCACCGCCGGGGCTGAAGCCGGCCGCGTCCAGCGCGACCGAGGCGGTGGCCAGCCCGGTGTCCTGCGTCCAGCGGTCGTTGCCGGTCTCGACGTCGAGGAGGTGCATCTGCCCCTGCTCGCCGAAGGTCAGCAGGCCGTGCGGCATCGCCTCGGCGTTGACCACGTCCTGCTCGAGGATGCGCGACCAGCGCAGGTTGCCCTCGAGGTCGTAGGCGAAGACGTAGCGGTAGTAGGCGAAATAGTAGGTGTCGCCTTCGATGTGGATCGACTCGGCGTCCGCGGCGGGGGCCGGGTTGAAGTAGACCCGGATGCGCCCGCGCGCCGAGCGGGTGCCGGGCTTCGGCACGAAGCCGTCGGGGAACACCGACTCGGGCTGACGCGGCAGCTCGCCGAGCGGCGGCCGGATGTGCGTCGACTCCGCGCGCGTGCCGCTGACCGAGCGGTGCGTGAGGCGGTAGACCCCGCGCCCGCCGTAGTAGATGCCGGTGGGGTGATCGAAGGCCCACGCGATGACGTCGTCGGTGGAGCGGAGGCGCGCCACCTCGTCGCCCGTCAGCTCGTCGAGCACCGCGATGTTCTGCCGCTCCCACGGCACGAACACGAGGCCGCCCTGCGCCGCGGGCTGACCGAAGACGCCCTGGACCTCGTGGCGCCAGATCTCTCGGCCGCTGCGCGCGTCCATCGCCACCACGTGACCCACGCGGCGCGCGCCGCCGAGGGCGCCGACGGTCGCCGACCAGTAGATGGTGTCGCCGTCGCGCGTGGCGCCGACGTACGCGAGGTCGGGCAGGTCGTACGCCCAGAGCTGACGGCCGCCGCTCAGGTCGTACGCGATGACCCGCTCCCGGGTGCTGATGAGCACGACGTCGCCCAGGATCTCGGGCTGGGTGGCCGCGTCGGCGGCGACCGACCACATCGTCTCGCCGGAGTCCACGCGCAGCGCGACGATCTGCCGCTCTCCGCCGTCCTCGGCGTGGGTGGTCACGACCGCGATGGGCTGCCCGAGCGCGTTCTCGGGCGCGTCGTCCTGGGACGCCTCCGGGAGCTGCTCGAGGATGGCCGCGAGCTGCGCCTCCTCGTTGTCCGCGAAGTGGTAGCTGAAGGCGTTGCGGTACTGGGGCCCGCACGCGACGGCGAAGAGGGCGGTGAGCGCGATCGCGAAGCGCGTGTTCGTCCGGAGATTCACTGTCCGTCCTCCGTGTCCTGTTCCTGGGCTTCGGCGCTGTCCGAGCTGACGACCCGCCCGCGCGCGCTGCCGGCGTGACCGGGGATGCGGCGAAGGGTGTCGATGACGATCTGGCGGACCCGGCTCCGGGACGCGCGACCGCGGGTGGGGAAGGTGTCGAGGTAGCGCTGCATGAACACGCGCACCATCGGGCCGGACACCTCGCCCAGCCGGTTGACGATGTCGATCTTCACCTCGTCGGCCACGTCGTTGCGGCGGACCATCTCGGAGTAGCCGGAGAGCATCACCGAGAGCGGCACGTTGCCGAGGTAGCCGTTGAAGCGCTCGATGTGCTGGCGGTTGCCGAGCTTGCCGATCGCGATCGCGGCCTCGACGACGCCGCGGTCGAAGGCGAGGAAGAGGGTGTCGAGCGAGCGGTCGGCGCCGATCTCCCCGAGCGCGCGGGCGGCGGAGGCCCGCACGTTGCGGTCGCTGTCGCGCAGGCCCTGCTCGAGCAGGGCGGGTCGGCGGCGATCGTCGGTGGACGCGATGGCCGCGTACGCGAGCCGGCGGGCCCGCGCGCGGCGGTGATGGGTGAACTCCACGAGCACGTCGATCGCGCTCGGGTGCGCGAGGCCGCCGAGCGCCTGCAGGGCGCGGTCGGTGACCTCGTCGGACCGGCCCGAGCGGAGCAGCGTCGCCAGGTGGGGGACCACGCTCGGGTGATCGATGACGCTGAGCAGGTCGATGGCGGCCCGCACCTCGTCCGCGTCGCGCGACGAGAGCCGACCGGCGATCTCGTCCACGTCACGCACCGTGGGCTGCGGACCGGCCGGCTCGGCCTGGTCGTTTTCGGTAGCCTGTGGGCGCCGGCGACGCTGGGCCTCGGCGTCGCTCGGAGTGAGCGTCGGCGCGAGGAAGGTCAGCACGGTCGCCGCCAGGACGGCGAGCTCGGAGAAGCGAGTCATCGGTGGTTCCAGTCGCGTGAGTCGCTCGCGCTCCGTGGCCCCCATCCCTCGGACGGGCAGCCCAGGAAACCGCTTGCGCGGGCGAAAAGTGCCTGAGTTTGGTCAACAATCAGGCCCGGGGCAACACTGCCACGTCGCGGGGGTGACGACTCGGCGATCGCCGCCGCGGCGTGAGTTCCCTCAGGATGGTGTACGGTTTTCCAGGACGCGGAACGCCGCGTGCTAGACCCGGGGTCCGTGGAGCAGAGCCCGACGTTGACCAACGAGGGAGCCGCGGCCGACGCGCCGCGCCCCGCGAGCCAGCCGTCCCCTGGCGCGCCCTGGCGAGCTCGCCTGCGCGAGGCGCTGCTGCGCCGGAGGCGGCTGCTCATCGCCCTCTGTGTGGCGCTGCTGGGACTCGTCGCGGTCCGCGCGACGTGGTCGGGCGCGAGCGCGGAGAGCCTCGAGCAGGCGCTCGCGGAGGTGGCGCTCAGGAGCGGTGTGCGTGTCGACGTGCCCACGGTGCTGTGGCTGACAGAGGACGACGGGCCGCTCCACATGCGGCCCGCCTTGTTCCTCGCCAGACGCGCGGGGGACGCGAACGATCTCTGGTACGCCGAGGTCCGCCCGGGCGGCGAGGCCACCGCGCTCGACGTCGCGTGGCTCACCAACCTCAGCGAGACCGCGAGCGCGTCCGAGGAGCAGCTGGTCCAGATCGGGCGCCACGTCGCCTACGCCACCCGGGTCGGCGCGCGCTACGACGCGGTGGTGGTGCTCGACCTGGGGGGAGAGCCGGAGTCGCTCACCGCCGACTGGCCGTGGCGGGCGCGCCTCCAGAACCAGGTCACCAACCTCCA contains:
- a CDS encoding MarR family transcriptional regulator, which translates into the protein MAKFTDKQGQYLAFIHAYTKLNRRPPAESDMQRFFEVTPPTVHRMVVELEKRGLIQRQPGKARTIQVLVPTEEIPALQ
- a CDS encoding peptidylprolyl isomerase, which translates into the protein MAFACLGCDGDEETAASDEGRQDEALTGVAPDGTQIIFAGPNDRGERAVSGTASGEDQLIREPNEPDPEAGEFTLEEAVVGLPIDGSLVVELSTEFGTVLCDLYADRAPVTVANFIGLARGLRPWWDARAGEWVRRPYYRGLTFHRVIPGYLIQTGDYLGDGTGTVGYTIDDEPHDTLAHDRAGQLAMANHDGENTSGAQFFITDGPAPQLDGQGYTIFGQCRPQHVISQIARVPQSPEEGNHPLTPVHIQRLMIRRVEGGAAQAEPTRPQAPPEPRGASRPPGSDPRQRFDPRQYGEPSPLPNGRTGPPSRPRVLPHGGHQH
- a CDS encoding DUF192 domain-containing protein, producing the protein MRATPTPEADAPSARVVLEPEGAPPVEVRVEVADTPAARQRGLMFRRHMPRDAGMLFIFPRAEPRSFWMRNTFLALDILFIGADRRVVGVVEHASPLTDDSRAVEADSQYVLEVHAGFARTHSLSTGTPVRFTGLPEE
- a CDS encoding PQQ-binding-like beta-propeller repeat protein; translation: MNLRTNTRFAIALTALFAVACGPQYRNAFSYHFADNEEAQLAAILEQLPEASQDDAPENALGQPIAVVTTHAEDGGERQIVALRVDSGETMWSVAADAATQPEILGDVVLISTRERVIAYDLSGGRQLWAYDLPDLAYVGATRDGDTIYWSATVGALGGARRVGHVVAMDARSGREIWRHEVQGVFGQPAAQGGLVFVPWERQNIAVLDELTGDEVARLRSTDDVIAWAFDHPTGIYYGGRGVYRLTHRSVSGTRAESTHIRPPLGELPRQPESVFPDGFVPKPGTRSARGRIRVYFNPAPAADAESIHIEGDTYYFAYYRYVFAYDLEGNLRWSRILEQDVVNAEAMPHGLLTFGEQGQMHLLDVETGNDRWTQDTGLATASVALDAAGFSPGGESGETRPLRQSLNEMVVDPDNRLVAARAYAIERLAAIEDEEITRDLLDLYQQQSMPGALKEAIRESLRTRRSGAQFLMEALARRYDYLEDTQAPPLEAIVPALLEMEHAEAVPQLIHHMMDHETPARVLPDVVRAVVRLGGEDAVPALRTFLVLYHADSEFQGPVADQAPEEEGGQPVSADPEARALAFAAEGIFEHGGVEGRELLASLSVETARTHEPIAAYIQGLYQSEREAEERRAQEEEAAAQAALAEAAAEAEAALPNRLSQEQVNQTFAANADSIRECVAGELERNPRLNQVRLVFILSSDGQASELTVAPNSDPLVECMRGQVADIEFPRFRQRRMRANFVVSIRGGTEEVEGGQPAVQPLPEDAPWWAWSQRRAALRGVAEQVPAEVEPWWAEREPPAEEPEPVFAVETHECPPGLPNCNEPDQASDTQQQQGQQASAGQGQQGAQTQQGQQGQQGQQAQQGQQGQQAQQGQQGQASQGQQGQQGQAASGQGQQGQAGGGGTPWWAAAAAEEDEEEEEEEEEPAPPRRR
- a CDS encoding HEAT repeat domain-containing protein, translated to MTRFSELAVLAATVLTFLAPTLTPSDAEAQRRRRPQATENDQAEPAGPQPTVRDVDEIAGRLSSRDADEVRAAIDLLSVIDHPSVVPHLATLLRSGRSDEVTDRALQALGGLAHPSAIDVLVEFTHHRRARARRLAYAAIASTDDRRRPALLEQGLRDSDRNVRASAARALGEIGADRSLDTLFLAFDRGVVEAAIAIGKLGNRQHIERFNGYLGNVPLSVMLSGYSEMVRRNDVADEVKIDIVNRLGEVSGPMVRVFMQRYLDTFPTRGRASRSRVRQIVIDTLRRIPGHAGSARGRVVSSDSAEAQEQDTEDGQ